One window of the Allosaccharopolyspora coralli genome contains the following:
- a CDS encoding aldo/keto reductase, translating into MHKRTLGQGLEVSAVGLGCMGMSQSYGPNPGDRDDMLSVIRYAVEQAGITFFDTAEVYGPYVNEELVGEALASVRDQVVIATKFGWNIEDGRMNGTNSRPDQIRRVADESLLRLRIDTIDLFYQHRVDPEVPIEDVAGAVGELVDAGKVRHFGLSEAGAGTIRRAHAVHPVTAVQSEYSLWTRDPEPEVLPTCAELGVGFVPFSPLGKGFLTGTVSTSTEFADGDIRNTIPRFAADNIDVNEALVSYVRSLAEAKGSTPSQIALAWLLAQQPWIVPIPGTRRRGRIDENADATQVPLTADEVADLDLLASRVGVQGDRYNAAGMAMVGL; encoded by the coding sequence ATGCACAAGCGCACACTCGGTCAAGGACTCGAGGTCTCCGCGGTCGGTCTCGGCTGCATGGGCATGTCGCAGAGTTACGGACCCAACCCCGGCGACCGCGACGACATGCTCAGCGTCATTCGCTACGCGGTCGAACAAGCGGGTATCACTTTCTTCGACACCGCGGAGGTCTACGGACCTTACGTCAACGAGGAACTCGTCGGCGAAGCACTCGCGTCGGTGCGGGATCAGGTCGTGATCGCCACCAAGTTCGGCTGGAACATCGAGGACGGCCGGATGAACGGCACCAACTCGCGGCCCGACCAGATCCGGCGCGTGGCCGACGAATCCCTGCTGAGGCTGCGGATCGACACGATCGACCTGTTCTACCAGCACCGTGTGGACCCGGAGGTCCCGATCGAGGACGTCGCCGGGGCGGTGGGCGAGCTGGTCGACGCGGGCAAGGTCCGTCACTTCGGGCTTTCCGAAGCCGGTGCCGGAACGATCCGCCGCGCTCACGCCGTCCACCCGGTAACCGCTGTGCAGAGTGAGTATTCACTGTGGACTCGCGATCCCGAACCGGAAGTGTTGCCGACCTGCGCGGAGCTAGGGGTCGGCTTCGTGCCGTTCAGCCCGCTCGGTAAGGGATTCCTCACCGGCACCGTGAGCACGTCGACCGAGTTCGCCGACGGTGACATCCGCAACACGATCCCACGGTTCGCGGCGGACAACATCGACGTCAACGAAGCATTGGTGAGCTACGTTCGCAGCCTCGCCGAAGCAAAAGGGAGCACGCCTAGCCAGATCGCATTGGCCTGGCTGCTGGCCCAGCAGCCGTGGATCGTTCCGATCCCCGGAACCCGCCGTCGCGGTCGCATCGACGAGAACGCCGACGCGACCCAGGTCCCGTTGACCGCCGACGAGGTCGCCGACCTCGATCTGCTCGCTTCCCGCGTCGGTGTTCAAGGCGACCGCTACAACGCCGCCGGGATGGCGATGGTCGGCCTCTGA
- a CDS encoding aldo/keto reductase codes for MTIPTFTLNNDVVMPAVGFGVFQTAPEATASAVEEALRVGYRHVDTAAAYGNEREVGEALRRSGLSRDEVFLETKVWITDYGYEKTLHAFDKAVGKLGVEQLDLLILHQALPGEFALTVQAYRALEKLYADGKVRAVGVSNFMPEHLDRLLAETELVPAVDQIEVHPYFRQSELMAYDVERGILNQAWSPIGGITFYGDGSKGSTLQDPVIGDIAAAHGKTPAQVMLRWHLQQGRQVIPKSVTPARIAENFQVFDFDLTVDQLASIDSLDTGIRGGPEPEDITRANFAIDIPEA; via the coding sequence ATGACGATTCCGACGTTCACGCTGAACAACGATGTGGTGATGCCGGCGGTCGGGTTCGGCGTCTTCCAGACCGCGCCGGAGGCGACGGCGTCGGCGGTGGAGGAAGCGCTGCGGGTTGGCTATCGGCACGTCGACACTGCGGCGGCGTACGGCAACGAGCGGGAGGTCGGCGAGGCGTTGCGTCGGTCGGGACTGTCTCGCGACGAGGTGTTCTTGGAGACCAAGGTCTGGATCACCGACTACGGCTACGAGAAGACGCTGCACGCTTTCGACAAGGCCGTCGGCAAGCTCGGCGTCGAGCAGCTCGACCTGTTGATCCTGCACCAGGCACTGCCGGGCGAGTTCGCCCTGACCGTTCAGGCGTATCGGGCGCTGGAGAAGCTTTACGCCGACGGCAAGGTCCGCGCGGTCGGGGTCTCGAACTTCATGCCCGAGCACCTCGACCGGCTGTTGGCCGAGACCGAACTCGTGCCTGCGGTCGACCAGATCGAGGTGCACCCGTACTTCCGCCAGTCGGAGCTGATGGCCTACGACGTCGAGCGCGGCATTCTCAACCAGGCATGGTCGCCGATCGGCGGCATCACGTTCTACGGTGACGGTTCGAAGGGTTCCACGCTGCAAGACCCGGTGATCGGCGACATCGCGGCCGCGCACGGAAAAACCCCGGCGCAGGTGATGCTGCGCTGGCATCTGCAGCAGGGTCGGCAGGTGATCCCGAAGTCGGTCACGCCTGCGCGCATCGCGGAGAACTTCCAGGTTTTCGACTTCGACCTGACCGTCGACCAGCTCGCTTCGATCGACTCGTTGGATACCGGGATCCGTGGTGGTCCGGAACCGGAGGACATCACCCGCGCGAACTTCGCCATCGACATTCCCGAAGCATGA
- a CDS encoding type II toxin-antitoxin system Phd/YefM family antitoxin, whose product MRELSHHTSRYMARVKAGRTLEITERGRVVAVVSPAGRVEEPRAPRPRIGGYRSGGALTAEEIDTELAEGFGDDARR is encoded by the coding sequence ATGCGGGAGTTGAGCCACCACACGAGTCGGTACATGGCCAGGGTCAAGGCCGGTCGGACTCTGGAGATCACCGAGCGTGGCAGGGTGGTTGCGGTGGTGAGCCCGGCGGGTCGTGTTGAAGAGCCTCGTGCGCCGCGGCCTCGAATCGGCGGGTATCGCAGCGGAGGAGCGCTCACTGCTGAGGAGATTGACACGGAGTTGGCCGAAGGATTCGGCGATGATGCTCGTCGTTGA
- a CDS encoding PIN domain-containing protein, translating to MMLVVDTSGVLASKDEDHPQHSAVAEVLRSGGDELLLSPFVLAECDYMLATRLGDAAAREFLGEVADGAFELADFDPGDVATANGVIDRYQDLSIGAADASLVVIAARYETTRVLTFDQRHFRAVAPLWGAASFTILPSDDEHAS from the coding sequence ATGATGCTCGTCGTTGACACCAGTGGGGTGCTGGCGTCCAAGGATGAGGACCATCCGCAGCACTCCGCGGTCGCTGAGGTGTTACGCAGCGGCGGGGATGAGTTGTTGCTGTCCCCGTTTGTGTTGGCCGAATGTGACTACATGTTGGCAACTCGCCTTGGTGATGCGGCCGCGCGTGAGTTCCTCGGCGAGGTCGCCGACGGTGCCTTTGAACTTGCGGACTTCGACCCGGGCGATGTCGCCACAGCCAATGGTGTGATCGATCGTTACCAGGATCTGTCCATTGGGGCGGCGGATGCGTCGCTGGTCGTGATTGCCGCGCGCTATGAGACCACCCGCGTGCTGACCTTCGACCAGCGCCATTTCCGTGCGGTGGCGCCACTGTGGGGTGCCGCCAGCTTTACGATCCTTCCGTCTGACGACGAGCACGCGAGCTGA
- the brnA gene encoding type II toxin-antitoxin system BrnA family antitoxin: MKADEFDDKFDRGEDGTGALDVAKVHRLGEEQRRVNVDFPVWMIAALDREARRLGVTRQSVIKVWLAERLEHHTPAG, encoded by the coding sequence ATGAAGGCTGACGAGTTCGACGACAAGTTCGACCGCGGCGAGGACGGCACCGGAGCACTCGACGTCGCGAAAGTCCACCGGCTGGGCGAGGAACAACGACGCGTCAACGTCGACTTCCCTGTCTGGATGATCGCCGCCCTCGATCGCGAAGCCCGCCGACTCGGCGTCACCCGCCAATCCGTGATCAAAGTCTGGCTCGCCGAACGCCTCGAACACCACACACCCGCCGGCTGA
- a CDS encoding BCCT family transporter, whose amino-acid sequence MTTPRMHGRRTDVTVLAISGGLLVVFVIAALAAPTATGHAVTAGFDLASRGFGALWQVLLLATFAVAVALACSRCGSVRMGDRNRPEYSRFKWIAMIMCTLLAGGGVFFAAAEPLEHFVSPPPLYADVRPGSQEAVNSALAQSFTHWGFLAWAVLGSLGSIVMMRGLQHGMPLRPRTLLYPLLGERIRHSRLGTAVDVTCIIAVVAGTVGPIGFLGLQVSYGLSRVFGTPDTYPVQLTVIVGLTAIAVLSVISGIDRGIQFLSRLNIWLAVLLMLAFLVLGSAGFVLDSFLGGFAQYVRDFVPMALYRGDQQWLGSWTVFFFGWFLGYGPLMAIFVARISRGRTLRDLVVSTAIVPPIATTLWFTVFGGTGILFEQRQPGLLSQPLANSGMDAAVISISEQLPFGGLIAIVLLLLTVTFVATTADSMSYSIAAATTRHGEPAIAVRAFWGVLMGAAAAVLIVIGDGGITALQYFIVVTAVPVGFVMLPTLWTAPRIARQMAIEQGVLPEQRKTSGLEVNIAVNEICLPDGEGEKDSASARIE is encoded by the coding sequence ATGACCACCCCGCGCATGCACGGTCGGCGCACCGACGTCACGGTGCTGGCGATCAGCGGCGGGCTGCTGGTCGTGTTCGTCATCGCGGCCCTGGCCGCACCCACGGCGACTGGTCATGCCGTGACCGCCGGGTTTGATCTGGCATCCCGAGGGTTTGGTGCGCTGTGGCAGGTCCTGCTGCTGGCGACGTTCGCCGTGGCCGTCGCATTGGCGTGCTCGCGATGCGGCAGCGTGCGCATGGGTGACCGGAACCGACCCGAATACAGCCGGTTCAAGTGGATCGCGATGATCATGTGCACGTTGCTGGCCGGTGGCGGTGTCTTCTTCGCCGCTGCCGAACCGCTCGAGCACTTCGTCTCCCCACCGCCGCTGTACGCAGACGTCCGCCCCGGCTCTCAGGAAGCCGTCAACTCGGCACTGGCACAAAGCTTCACGCACTGGGGCTTCCTGGCCTGGGCCGTCCTCGGCTCCCTCGGCTCGATCGTGATGATGCGGGGCCTGCAACACGGAATGCCCCTTCGCCCGCGCACGCTGCTCTACCCACTGCTGGGCGAGCGCATCCGTCACTCCCGACTAGGAACCGCAGTCGACGTCACCTGCATCATCGCCGTGGTAGCCGGCACCGTCGGACCGATCGGATTCCTCGGATTGCAGGTCTCCTACGGGCTGTCGCGAGTGTTCGGCACCCCCGACACCTACCCGGTCCAGCTCACCGTCATCGTCGGGTTGACCGCGATCGCGGTGCTGTCGGTGATCAGCGGCATCGACCGCGGTATCCAGTTCCTGAGCCGACTCAACATCTGGCTGGCGGTCCTGCTCATGCTGGCCTTCCTCGTACTCGGATCCGCCGGCTTCGTGCTGGATTCCTTCCTCGGAGGATTCGCCCAGTACGTGCGCGACTTCGTGCCGATGGCCCTGTACCGAGGCGACCAGCAGTGGCTGGGCTCTTGGACGGTGTTCTTCTTCGGCTGGTTCCTCGGCTACGGACCGCTGATGGCCATCTTCGTCGCACGCATCTCCCGAGGTCGCACCCTGCGTGACCTCGTGGTCAGCACAGCGATCGTGCCCCCGATCGCGACCACGCTGTGGTTCACCGTGTTCGGCGGCACCGGCATCCTGTTCGAACAGCGCCAACCCGGCCTGCTCTCACAACCGCTGGCCAACTCCGGCATGGACGCCGCGGTCATCTCCATCTCCGAACAACTCCCTTTCGGCGGGCTGATCGCGATCGTCTTGCTGCTGTTGACGGTCACTTTCGTTGCCACCACCGCCGATTCGATGTCCTACAGCATCGCCGCCGCCACAACCCGGCACGGAGAACCCGCAATCGCAGTGCGAGCGTTCTGGGGCGTGCTGATGGGCGCCGCAGCAGCAGTGCTGATCGTCATCGGCGACGGGGGCATCACCGCCCTGCAGTACTTCATCGTCGTCACCGCCGTCCCCGTCGGATTCGTCATGCTGCCCACCCTCTGGACCGCACCACGCATCGCCAGGCAAATGGCGATCGAACAAGGGGTGCTGCCCGAACAGCGCAAGACGTCCGGCCTCGAGGTCAACATCGCGGTCAACGAGATTTGCCTGCCGGACGGCGAGGGCGAGAAGGACAGCGCCTCGGCCCGCATTGAGTGA
- a CDS encoding RidA family protein — protein MPTLYTHPDAAHRPYAAAAVHQGVVYACGQLPRRPDGTTPDDLSEQVVVALDNLAAVLHEAGGDLHHLLKLTVYLADLADFDTYNNAYLTRLEGIPLPPRTTIQVAAFRGATRIEIDAIGAVAPTGSDERSQP, from the coding sequence ATGCCGACCCTGTACACCCATCCTGATGCTGCGCATCGCCCGTACGCCGCTGCTGCGGTGCACCAGGGAGTGGTTTACGCGTGCGGACAACTCCCGCGCAGACCGGACGGGACCACACCTGACGATCTGTCCGAACAGGTCGTCGTCGCACTGGACAATCTCGCCGCAGTGCTCCATGAGGCGGGCGGTGATCTGCACCATCTACTCAAACTGACCGTGTACCTGGCGGATCTGGCCGACTTCGACACATACAACAACGCCTACCTCACGCGACTGGAAGGCATACCGCTACCTCCCCGAACGACGATCCAGGTCGCAGCTTTCCGGGGAGCCACGCGGATCGAGATCGACGCCATCGGCGCAGTAGCGCCCACCGGCAGTGATGAGAGGAGCCAGCCATGA
- a CDS encoding membrane dipeptidase, whose translation MTALQQHDGLVVDGLQINNWDRGLLEQLRTGGIDAVNATCAVWEGPEETLRAVGAWCQLAAQNPDLVVLADGVDEIRRARETGRVAVLLGFQNTSPFGDDYRMVEVFRRLGVQIAQLTYNIQNLVGGACYDPDDSGLTRFGRHVVSEMNRVGMMIDLSHVGNRTCRDGIDASAVPVSITHSNPTWFFDTPRNKPAEVICALADRGGVIGCCLYPNVLGGEHTTREQFCTMIARLVDEIGPDHVAVGSDCTQNWSESFVAWLRNGRWQPPEANPTPPTWPAWPQWFTGPADFPVLADGLDQAGLDEKTVRGVLGENWMRLFAEVLVPEVPR comes from the coding sequence GTGACCGCGTTGCAGCAGCACGACGGGCTCGTCGTCGACGGTTTGCAGATCAACAACTGGGACCGGGGCCTGCTGGAACAGCTGCGCACCGGCGGCATCGACGCGGTGAACGCGACCTGCGCGGTCTGGGAAGGGCCAGAGGAAACGCTTCGTGCGGTGGGCGCCTGGTGCCAGTTAGCCGCGCAGAACCCTGATCTGGTGGTCCTCGCTGACGGTGTGGACGAGATCCGCCGTGCCCGGGAAACAGGCAGGGTCGCCGTCTTGCTCGGGTTCCAGAACACCTCTCCTTTCGGGGACGACTACCGGATGGTCGAGGTCTTCCGAAGGCTCGGCGTCCAGATCGCGCAACTGACCTACAACATCCAGAACCTGGTCGGCGGCGCCTGCTACGACCCGGACGACTCGGGCCTGACCCGCTTCGGTCGCCACGTCGTGTCCGAGATGAACCGGGTCGGCATGATGATCGACCTCTCCCACGTGGGAAACCGCACCTGCCGGGACGGCATCGACGCCTCCGCTGTGCCGGTGTCGATCACTCATTCCAACCCCACCTGGTTCTTCGACACTCCGAGGAACAAGCCTGCCGAGGTGATCTGTGCGCTCGCCGACCGCGGTGGCGTCATCGGTTGCTGCCTGTACCCCAACGTGCTCGGGGGTGAACACACCACCCGCGAGCAGTTCTGCACCATGATCGCCAGGCTGGTCGACGAGATCGGCCCCGACCATGTCGCGGTGGGCAGCGACTGCACGCAGAACTGGTCCGAGAGTTTCGTGGCCTGGCTCCGCAATGGCCGGTGGCAACCCCCTGAGGCCAATCCGACACCTCCGACGTGGCCTGCCTGGCCGCAGTGGTTCACCGGGCCCGCCGATTTCCCCGTTCTCGCGGACGGACTCGATCAGGCCGGACTCGACGAGAAGACCGTGCGCGGTGTGCTGGGAGAGAACTGGATGCGGCTGTTCGCTGAGGTGCTCGTCCCGGAGGTGCCACGATGA